A genomic region of Ensifer adhaerens contains the following coding sequences:
- a CDS encoding LysR family transcriptional regulator: MKLSRRLVPDVTTLQAFECAARHGSFTQAAAELNLTQSAVSRQIKDLENQLGVLLFERVRQRVILSDAGQKFLPEVRRLLNQTEELMVRAMASARADSTLSIASLPTFGSRWLVPRLPDFLKRHPDTVLNIASRSAPFDFDEQNFDLAIHYGQPVWARATCSYLCSEIIVPAASPSLLANHPIETPEDLVAGPLLHLATRPKLWAQWFEANDMDGRGAYRGNRFDQFSMVIEAATAGLGFALLPRYLIEQEIAAGTLRIVLDRPMQTENSYYLAVPEGKLENPISLAFREWITEQVG; this comes from the coding sequence ATGAAGTTAAGCCGCAGGCTGGTTCCCGACGTGACAACGCTGCAGGCGTTCGAATGCGCGGCGCGACACGGTAGCTTCACGCAGGCCGCTGCGGAGCTGAACCTTACGCAAAGTGCGGTCAGCCGTCAGATCAAGGACCTCGAAAACCAGCTCGGCGTGCTCCTGTTCGAGCGCGTGCGCCAGCGGGTGATCCTGTCGGACGCCGGCCAGAAGTTCCTGCCGGAGGTTCGCCGTCTTCTCAATCAGACCGAGGAGCTGATGGTACGGGCGATGGCCTCGGCCCGGGCGGACTCGACGCTCTCGATCGCCTCACTCCCGACCTTCGGCAGCCGTTGGCTCGTGCCGCGCCTTCCCGACTTCCTCAAGCGTCATCCGGACACGGTGCTGAACATCGCTTCGCGTTCGGCGCCCTTCGATTTCGACGAGCAGAACTTCGATCTCGCCATTCATTACGGCCAGCCCGTCTGGGCGCGTGCCACCTGCAGCTATCTCTGCAGCGAGATCATCGTGCCGGCTGCGAGCCCTTCGCTGTTGGCAAACCACCCGATCGAGACGCCCGAGGATCTGGTCGCGGGCCCGTTGCTGCACCTCGCCACACGGCCAAAGCTCTGGGCGCAATGGTTCGAGGCGAACGACATGGACGGTCGCGGCGCCTATCGCGGCAACCGTTTCGACCAATTCTCCATGGTGATCGAGGCGGCAACGGCCGGGCTCGGCTTCGCGCTGCTGCCACGTTATCTGATCGAGCAGGAAATTGCCGCCGGCACGCTGCGCATCGTGCTCGACCGGCCGATGCAGACCGAAAACAGCTATTATCTCGCCGTGCCCGAGGGCAAGCTCGAAAACCCCATCAGCCTGGCTTTCCGCGAGTGGATCACCGAGCAGGTAGGCTGA
- a CDS encoding VOC family protein: MKENSFVSADDIRSAFSAAMSVMYREEVPAYGTLMELVAKVNDDTLAADPLLKERLDATDSLDRISEERHGAIRLGTPAELATMRRVFAVMGMYPVGYYDLSTAGVPVHSTAFRPVGETALKRNPFRVFTSLLRLDLIADEALRAEAEVILAARQIFTAGAVELTEKAEREGGLDEADAERFVSEVLETFRWHDKANVSADMYKRLHDAHRLIADVVSFKGPHINHLTPRTLDIDKVQAQMPKYAIAPKAVVEGPPTRKCPILLRQTSFKALEEPVSFQDADGTWKAGSHTARFGEIEQRGIALTPKGRALYDELLDASRKIVRPAADGSNAREYEAALAKAFGPFPDTWAGIREAGLGYFSYSLTEKGRKTGVSPARDIEALIAAGLVQFDAIVYEDFLPVSAAGIFQSNLGDGAQQDFVASPNQKRFESDLGATVLNEFDHYAGIEQASIESCIRALTGAIAAE; encoded by the coding sequence GTGAAAGAGAATAGTTTCGTATCGGCCGACGACATTCGCTCGGCCTTTTCCGCAGCCATGTCGGTCATGTACCGCGAAGAGGTGCCTGCCTACGGCACGCTGATGGAACTGGTCGCCAAGGTCAACGACGACACGCTCGCCGCCGACCCGCTCCTCAAGGAGCGTCTCGACGCCACGGATTCGCTCGACCGCATCTCCGAGGAGCGCCACGGCGCGATCCGGCTCGGCACCCCCGCCGAACTCGCAACGATGCGCCGCGTGTTCGCCGTCATGGGCATGTACCCGGTCGGTTACTACGACCTGTCGACGGCCGGCGTCCCCGTTCATTCGACCGCCTTCCGCCCGGTCGGCGAAACGGCGCTGAAGCGCAACCCGTTCCGCGTCTTCACCTCGCTGCTGCGTCTCGACCTCATCGCCGATGAAGCGCTGCGCGCCGAAGCCGAGGTCATCCTGGCAGCACGCCAGATCTTCACCGCCGGCGCCGTGGAACTCACGGAAAAGGCCGAGCGCGAAGGCGGCCTCGACGAGGCCGACGCGGAACGCTTCGTCTCAGAAGTGCTCGAAACCTTCCGTTGGCACGACAAGGCCAATGTCAGCGCCGACATGTACAAGCGCCTGCATGACGCCCATCGCCTGATCGCAGACGTCGTTTCCTTCAAGGGCCCGCATATCAACCACCTGACCCCGCGCACGCTCGACATCGACAAGGTGCAGGCGCAGATGCCGAAATATGCGATCGCGCCGAAGGCCGTCGTCGAAGGGCCGCCGACCCGCAAGTGCCCGATCCTTTTGCGCCAGACCTCGTTCAAGGCGCTCGAAGAGCCGGTCTCCTTCCAGGATGCCGACGGCACCTGGAAGGCCGGCTCGCACACCGCCCGCTTCGGCGAGATCGAGCAGCGCGGCATCGCGCTGACGCCGAAGGGCCGCGCGCTCTATGACGAACTGCTCGACGCCTCGCGCAAGATCGTCCGCCCGGCGGCCGATGGCTCCAACGCTCGCGAATACGAAGCGGCACTTGCCAAGGCTTTCGGGCCCTTCCCGGACACTTGGGCAGGCATCCGCGAAGCGGGACTCGGCTATTTCAGCTACTCGCTGACGGAGAAGGGCCGCAAGACCGGCGTTTCCCCGGCGCGTGACATCGAAGCGCTGATCGCCGCCGGCCTCGTCCAGTTCGACGCAATCGTCTACGAAGACTTCCTGCCGGTCAGCGCGGCGGGCATCTTCCAGTCGAACCTTGGCGACGGCGCCCAGCAGGATTTCGTCGCGAGCCCGAACCAGAAGCGCTTCGAGAGCGATCTCGGCGCGACCGTGCTCAACGAGTTCGACCACTATGCCGGTATCGAGCAGGCATCGATCGAAAGCTGCATCCGGGCCTTGACCGGCGCGATCGCTGCGGAATGA
- a CDS encoding FAD-binding oxidoreductase, with the protein MIDKRHIDALNDILGDKGVVTRPEDLEAYETGARYDRGRTSLALRPATTEEVSAAVAYCVANGIALIPQSGNTGLVSGSTPDQSGDEAILSLDRLTKCFELDLDNRSVRLDAGFRLSDLNRRLEEHGLFFPIDLGADPRIGGMIATNTGGSRFLKYGDVRRNTLGLKVVLADEDGTVLDLQCDLRKNNTGVDWKQIFFGTSGAFGIVTECVLNLEHLPQQTATALLVPASGAAVMPLLRAMEERLGAYLSAFEGMSSNAVKAAFAHVPSLKNPFQAGQVPDYVILAEISRTWAPREGEQSLDAVLESALAEIWEMESAPLADAFVGPPHEIWALRHALSEGVKHLGKLIAFDVSFRRGDIMAFCDHMKAEMPSKFPDVTVCDFGHIGDGGVHFNLVVPKDSDLLRDETFEPRLREWVFAVAVEEYHGSFSAEHAIGRRNQAYYDFYTPDKLKDMAAGLKTLTSPGKLGSVRFG; encoded by the coding sequence ATGATCGACAAACGGCACATAGACGCGCTCAACGACATCCTTGGAGACAAGGGTGTCGTGACGCGTCCAGAAGACCTGGAAGCCTACGAGACCGGCGCGCGCTACGATCGCGGCCGGACCTCGCTCGCGCTGCGACCGGCGACGACCGAGGAGGTCTCGGCGGCCGTCGCCTATTGCGTTGCAAACGGCATCGCGCTGATCCCGCAATCCGGAAATACGGGCCTTGTCTCCGGCTCGACGCCGGATCAATCGGGTGACGAAGCCATTCTCAGTCTCGACCGACTGACCAAGTGCTTCGAGCTCGACCTCGACAACCGCTCGGTTCGGCTCGACGCCGGTTTCAGGCTGTCCGATCTCAACCGGCGACTGGAAGAGCACGGCCTGTTCTTCCCGATCGATCTCGGCGCCGATCCGCGCATCGGCGGCATGATCGCCACCAACACCGGCGGATCGCGCTTCCTGAAGTACGGCGACGTGCGCCGGAACACGCTCGGCCTCAAGGTCGTGCTGGCGGATGAGGACGGCACCGTTCTCGACCTGCAATGCGACCTGCGCAAGAACAACACCGGCGTCGACTGGAAGCAGATCTTCTTCGGCACTTCGGGCGCCTTCGGCATCGTCACCGAATGCGTCCTGAACCTCGAACACCTGCCGCAGCAGACGGCAACTGCACTGCTGGTTCCCGCCAGCGGCGCTGCGGTGATGCCGCTGCTGCGCGCCATGGAAGAGCGCCTCGGCGCCTATCTCTCGGCCTTCGAGGGCATGTCGAGCAATGCCGTGAAGGCCGCCTTCGCCCATGTGCCGTCGCTGAAGAACCCCTTCCAGGCTGGCCAAGTCCCTGACTACGTCATCCTCGCCGAGATCAGCCGCACCTGGGCGCCGCGCGAAGGCGAACAGTCGCTCGACGCCGTACTGGAATCGGCGCTCGCCGAGATCTGGGAGATGGAATCGGCCCCGCTCGCCGACGCCTTCGTCGGTCCGCCCCACGAAATCTGGGCGCTGCGTCACGCGCTCTCCGAGGGAGTCAAGCATCTCGGCAAGCTGATCGCCTTCGACGTCTCCTTCCGCAGGGGTGACATCATGGCCTTCTGCGACCATATGAAGGCCGAAATGCCCTCGAAATTCCCGGATGTGACCGTCTGTGATTTCGGCCATATCGGCGACGGCGGCGTGCACTTCAACCTCGTCGTTCCGAAGGACAGCGACCTTCTCAGGGACGAGACCTTCGAACCCCGGCTTCGCGAATGGGTTTTCGCCGTCGCCGTAGAGGAGTATCACGGCAGCTTCAGCGCGGAACATGCGATCGGCCGCCGCAACCAGGCCTATTACGACTTTTATACACCAGATAAACTCAAGGACATGGCCGCGGGCCTGAAGACGCTCACCTCGCCGGGAAAGCTCGGCAGCGTGCGCTTCGGATAG
- a CDS encoding aldehyde dehydrogenase family protein, which yields MNIATKKVDVTKEAAALLEKMGVAKELYTGGDMPSFSPVTGEKIAALKTVSAAEAAAKIDQAHEAFKAWRLVPAPKRGELIRLLGEELRAFKADLGRLVSIEAGKITSEGLGEVQEMIDICDFAVGLSRQLYGLTIATERPGHRMMETWHPLGVVGVISAFNFPVAVWSWNTALALVCGNSVVWKPSEKTPLTALASQAIFERALARFGDAPEGLSQVLIGDRTVGEVLVDNPKVPLVSATGSTRMGRDVGPRLAKRFARAILELGGNNAGIVCPSADLDMALRAIAFGAMGTAGQRCTTMRRLFVHESVYDQLVPRLKKAYGSVSVGNPLETTALVGPLVDKAAFDGMQKAIAEAKSHGGTVTGGERVELGYDNGYYAKPALVEMPKQAGPVLEETFAPILYVMKYSDFDAVVADHNAVAAGLSSSIFTRDMQESERFLAVDGSDCGIANVNIGTSGAEIGGAFGGEKETGGGRESGSDSWKAYMRRATNTVNYSKALPLAQGVSFDIE from the coding sequence ATGAACATCGCAACCAAGAAGGTCGACGTGACCAAGGAAGCCGCAGCGCTTCTCGAAAAGATGGGCGTCGCCAAGGAACTCTACACCGGCGGCGACATGCCGTCCTTCAGCCCGGTCACCGGCGAGAAGATCGCGGCCCTCAAGACGGTTTCGGCCGCCGAAGCTGCCGCCAAGATCGACCAGGCCCATGAAGCCTTCAAGGCCTGGCGCCTGGTTCCGGCTCCCAAGCGCGGCGAACTGATCCGCCTGCTCGGCGAAGAACTGCGCGCCTTCAAGGCCGACCTCGGTCGCCTGGTTTCGATCGAAGCCGGCAAGATCACCTCCGAAGGCCTCGGTGAAGTCCAGGAAATGATCGACATCTGCGATTTCGCCGTCGGCCTTTCCCGCCAGCTCTACGGTCTGACGATCGCCACCGAGCGCCCCGGCCACCGCATGATGGAAACCTGGCACCCGCTCGGCGTCGTCGGCGTCATCTCCGCCTTCAACTTCCCGGTCGCCGTCTGGTCCTGGAACACGGCGCTGGCGCTCGTCTGCGGCAACTCCGTCGTCTGGAAGCCGTCGGAAAAGACCCCGCTTACGGCGCTTGCATCGCAGGCTATCTTCGAGCGCGCGCTTGCCCGTTTCGGCGATGCGCCGGAAGGCCTGTCGCAGGTCCTGATCGGTGACCGCACGGTCGGTGAAGTCCTCGTCGACAACCCGAAGGTTCCGCTGGTTTCGGCCACCGGCTCGACCCGCATGGGTCGCGATGTCGGCCCGCGCCTTGCCAAGCGCTTCGCCCGCGCCATCCTCGAACTCGGCGGCAACAATGCCGGCATCGTCTGCCCGTCGGCCGATCTCGACATGGCCCTGCGCGCCATCGCCTTCGGCGCCATGGGCACCGCCGGCCAGCGTTGCACCACCATGCGCCGCCTGTTCGTGCATGAAAGCGTCTACGACCAGCTCGTTCCGCGCCTGAAGAAGGCCTACGGCTCGGTCTCGGTCGGCAACCCGCTGGAAACGACGGCCCTCGTTGGCCCGCTCGTCGACAAGGCTGCCTTCGACGGCATGCAGAAGGCAATCGCTGAAGCGAAGTCGCATGGCGGCACCGTCACCGGCGGCGAGCGCGTCGAGCTCGGCTACGACAACGGCTACTACGCCAAGCCTGCTCTGGTCGAAATGCCGAAGCAGGCCGGCCCGGTTCTCGAAGAAACCTTCGCGCCGATCCTCTACGTCATGAAGTACAGCGACTTCGACGCCGTCGTTGCCGACCACAATGCAGTCGCAGCCGGCCTCTCGTCCTCGATCTTCACCCGCGACATGCAGGAATCCGAACGCTTCCTCGCCGTCGACGGCTCGGATTGCGGTATCGCCAACGTCAACATCGGCACCTCGGGCGCCGAAATCGGCGGCGCCTTCGGCGGTGAGAAGGAAACCGGCGGTGGCCGCGAATCCGGTTCGGACTCGTGGAAGGCCTACATGCGCCGTGCCACCAACACGGTGAACTATTCGAAGGCTCTGCCGTTGGCGCAGGGCGTGTCGTTCGACATCGAATAA
- a CDS encoding pyridoxal phosphate-dependent aminotransferase — MTINATVKEAGFEPASRISSIGVSEILKIGARAQAMKREGKPVIILGAGEPDFDTPDFVKDAACEAIKRGDTKYTALDGTPELKKAIREKFQRENGLAYEQDEITVSTGAKQILFNAMMASINPGDEVVIPTPYWTSYSDIVQICEGKPVLIPCDASSGFRLTADKLEAAITPKTRWVLLNSPSNPSGAAYSAADYRPLLDVLLKHPHVWLLVDDMYEHIVYDGFRFVTPAQLEPRLKDRTLTVNGVSKAYAMTGWRIGYAGGPRDLIKAMAVVQSQATSCPSSVSQAASVAALTGPQEFLKERTASFQRRRDLVVNGLNAIDGLDCRVPEGAFYTFSGCAGMLGKVTPSGKKIETDADFCAYLLDDAHVAVVPGSAFGLSPFFRISYATSESELKEALMRIADACARLS; from the coding sequence ATGACCATCAACGCAACGGTCAAGGAGGCGGGCTTTGAGCCCGCCTCGAGGATTTCCTCGATCGGGGTGTCCGAAATCCTGAAGATCGGCGCCCGCGCGCAAGCCATGAAGCGCGAAGGCAAGCCGGTGATCATCCTCGGTGCGGGCGAGCCGGATTTCGACACGCCCGACTTCGTCAAGGACGCCGCCTGCGAGGCGATCAAGCGCGGAGACACAAAGTACACCGCCCTCGACGGCACGCCGGAGCTGAAGAAGGCGATCCGCGAAAAGTTCCAGCGCGAAAACGGCCTCGCCTACGAGCAGGACGAGATCACGGTTTCGACCGGCGCCAAGCAGATCCTGTTCAACGCCATGATGGCGTCGATCAACCCCGGCGACGAAGTGGTCATCCCGACGCCCTACTGGACCTCCTATTCGGATATCGTCCAGATCTGCGAAGGCAAGCCGGTTCTGATCCCCTGCGATGCATCCTCCGGCTTCCGGCTGACCGCCGACAAGCTCGAGGCGGCGATCACGCCGAAGACACGCTGGGTGTTGCTCAACTCGCCGTCGAACCCATCGGGTGCCGCCTACAGCGCTGCCGACTACCGGCCGCTGCTTGACGTGCTCCTCAAGCATCCGCATGTGTGGCTGCTGGTCGACGACATGTACGAGCACATCGTCTATGACGGCTTCCGCTTCGTCACCCCGGCCCAGCTCGAGCCCCGCCTCAAGGATCGTACGCTCACGGTCAACGGCGTCTCCAAGGCCTATGCCATGACCGGCTGGCGCATCGGCTATGCCGGCGGCCCGCGGGATCTGATCAAGGCGATGGCCGTCGTCCAGAGCCAGGCAACCTCCTGCCCGTCCTCCGTCAGCCAGGCCGCTTCGGTCGCCGCGCTGACCGGCCCGCAGGAATTCCTGAAGGAACGGACCGCCAGCTTCCAGCGCCGCCGCGATCTCGTCGTCAATGGCCTAAACGCCATCGACGGTCTCGATTGCCGCGTCCCGGAAGGCGCTTTCTACACCTTCTCCGGTTGCGCCGGCATGCTTGGCAAGGTCACGCCTTCGGGCAAGAAGATCGAGACGGACGCGGACTTCTGCGCCTACCTGCTCGACGACGCCCATGTCGCCGTCGTTCCGGGCTCGGCTTTCGGTCTCTCGCCCTTCTTCCGCATCTCCTACGCAACGTCGGAATCGGAACTGAAGGAAGCGCTCATGCGCATCGCCGACGCCTGCGCGCGGCTTTCGTAA
- a CDS encoding cupin domain-containing protein has protein sequence MTVDIGNRLRHLRLMHNLSQRELAKRAGVTNSTISLIESNASNPSVGALKRILDGIPIGLAEFFSFEPERPRKAFYAAEELVEIGKGPISYRQIGENLFGRSLQILKECYQPGADTGKVPLVHDGEEGGIVLSGRIEVTVDDERRILGPGDAYYFESRRPHRFRCVGPVPCEVISACTPPTF, from the coding sequence ATGACCGTCGATATCGGAAACCGGCTTCGTCATCTCCGCCTGATGCACAATCTGTCGCAACGGGAACTCGCCAAGCGCGCCGGCGTCACCAATTCGACGATCTCGCTGATCGAGTCGAACGCCTCCAATCCTTCCGTCGGTGCGCTGAAGCGTATTCTCGACGGCATTCCGATCGGGCTTGCGGAATTCTTCTCCTTCGAGCCGGAACGACCGCGCAAGGCGTTCTATGCGGCGGAGGAGCTGGTGGAGATCGGCAAGGGGCCGATTTCCTATCGCCAGATCGGCGAAAACCTCTTCGGCCGCAGCCTGCAGATCCTCAAAGAATGTTACCAGCCGGGTGCCGACACAGGGAAGGTACCGCTGGTGCATGACGGCGAGGAGGGCGGCATCGTGTTGTCGGGCCGTATCGAGGTGACCGTTGACGATGAGCGTCGCATTCTCGGGCCGGGGGATGCCTATTATTTCGAAAGCCGTAGGCCGCATCGCTTCCGATGTGTGGGGCCGGTGCCTTGCGAAGTGATCAGCGCCTGTACACCGCCGACGTTTTGA
- a CDS encoding aspartate aminotransferase family protein, with product MNQHTKPNAPVLDSYWMPFTANRQFKQAPRLLASAEGMHYTSTDGRTILDGTAGLWCVNAGHGRRQIASAVERQLSTMDFAPSFQMGHPIAFDFAERLAEIAPGPEGQKLDRVFFTGSGSESVDTALKMAIAYQRAIGQGTRTRLIGRERGYHGVGFGGISVGGILNNRRVFPQLPGSDHLRHTHDPAKNAFVKGQPEHGAELADDLERLVALHGAETIAACIVEPVAGSTGVLIPPKGYLERLRAICDKHGIILIFDEVITGFGRLGAPFATDFFGVTPDLVTTAKGLTNGAIPMGAVFASRKVHDALMHGPENAIELFHGYTYSGHPAACAAGIATLDIYRDEGLMTRAVELQDAWHDTMHSLKGLPNVIDIRTIGLIAGIELQSRDGAVGARAYDVFVDCFEKGLLIRVTGDIIAFSPPLIAEEKHFGEIVSILGDALKRAK from the coding sequence ATGAACCAGCACACCAAACCCAACGCCCCCGTTCTCGATAGCTATTGGATGCCGTTTACAGCCAACCGGCAGTTCAAGCAGGCGCCGCGCCTGCTCGCCTCGGCCGAGGGCATGCACTACACCAGCACCGATGGCCGCACGATCCTCGACGGCACCGCCGGGCTCTGGTGTGTGAACGCCGGCCATGGCCGCCGGCAGATCGCCTCTGCCGTCGAACGCCAGCTTTCGACGATGGATTTTGCCCCCTCCTTCCAGATGGGCCATCCGATCGCCTTCGACTTCGCCGAACGCCTCGCCGAAATCGCGCCAGGCCCGGAGGGACAGAAGCTCGACCGCGTCTTCTTCACCGGCTCCGGCTCGGAATCGGTCGACACCGCCCTGAAAATGGCTATCGCCTATCAGCGCGCGATCGGCCAGGGCACCCGCACGCGCCTCATCGGCCGCGAGCGCGGCTATCACGGTGTCGGTTTCGGCGGCATTTCGGTCGGCGGCATCCTCAACAACCGTCGCGTCTTCCCGCAGCTCCCCGGCTCCGACCATCTGCGCCACACCCATGACCCCGCCAAGAACGCCTTCGTCAAGGGCCAGCCGGAGCATGGCGCCGAGCTTGCCGACGATCTCGAGCGGCTGGTGGCTCTGCATGGCGCCGAAACCATTGCCGCCTGCATCGTCGAACCGGTCGCCGGCTCGACCGGCGTGCTCATTCCGCCGAAGGGCTACCTGGAGCGCCTGCGCGCGATTTGCGACAAGCACGGCATTATCCTGATCTTCGACGAAGTCATCACTGGCTTCGGCCGCCTCGGTGCGCCTTTCGCCACCGACTTCTTTGGCGTCACCCCGGATCTCGTGACCACAGCAAAGGGCCTCACCAACGGCGCCATCCCGATGGGCGCGGTCTTTGCCAGCCGCAAGGTCCATGATGCGCTGATGCACGGGCCCGAAAACGCGATCGAGCTCTTCCACGGCTACACCTATTCCGGTCACCCGGCCGCTTGCGCCGCCGGTATCGCGACGCTCGACATCTACCGCGATGAGGGCCTGATGACCCGCGCCGTCGAACTGCAGGATGCCTGGCACGACACCATGCATTCGCTGAAGGGCCTGCCCAACGTCATCGACATCCGCACGATCGGCCTGATCGCAGGCATCGAGCTGCAGTCGCGCGACGGTGCGGTCGGCGCCCGCGCCTATGACGTCTTCGTCGACTGCTTCGAGAAAGGCCTGCTGATCCGCGTCACCGGCGACATCATCGCCTTCTCGCCGCCGCTGATCGCCGAAGAGAAGCATTTCGGTGAGATCGTCTCGATCCTCGGCGACGCACTGAAGCGCGCCAAGTAG
- a CDS encoding glycerate kinase type-2 family protein encodes MIEARPFLTGLFEAAVRAADPYEAIKAHLPDPPKGRTVVVGAGKAASQMAAAFEKLWKHPFSGTVVARHGPVEQCETITVLQSAHPVPDEAGLAASDALLKAVAGLTADDLVIALISGGGSALLPAPPEGLTLADEIAVNRALLASGTPISAMNVVRKHVSRIKGGRLAAAAAPARVVSLVVSDVPGDNPAFVASGPTVPDRSTAAEALEIVNRYRMELPDGVIAHLRSEAAAAPAPDDPRFAGHECHVIASASVSLEAAAAKARELGIEARILSDAIEGEARDIGRMHAALAREVALKNRPFGKPVVLLSGGETTVTISGKDYGKGGRNSEFLLSLALDIDGVAGIDALAADTDGIDGSEDNAGAFADGESIARIRAAGIDPRLHLARHDAWTAFDASGDLFVPGPTGTNVNDFRALLIR; translated from the coding sequence ATGATCGAAGCGCGCCCCTTCCTGACAGGGCTCTTCGAGGCCGCCGTACGGGCGGCCGATCCCTATGAGGCGATCAAGGCACATCTGCCCGACCCGCCGAAGGGCCGGACTGTGGTTGTCGGCGCCGGCAAGGCAGCAAGCCAGATGGCGGCTGCCTTCGAGAAGCTCTGGAAGCATCCCTTCAGCGGCACGGTCGTGGCCCGTCACGGACCGGTCGAACAGTGTGAGACAATCACTGTGCTGCAATCGGCCCATCCGGTTCCGGATGAAGCGGGACTTGCCGCATCGGATGCGTTGCTGAAGGCTGTAGCCGGCTTGACGGCGGACGATCTGGTCATCGCCCTGATCTCCGGTGGCGGCTCGGCCCTGCTGCCCGCACCGCCTGAGGGCCTGACGCTCGCCGACGAGATCGCCGTCAACAGGGCGCTGCTTGCCTCGGGCACGCCGATCTCGGCAATGAACGTCGTTCGCAAGCACGTGTCGCGGATCAAGGGTGGGCGGCTCGCTGCAGCGGCTGCACCAGCCCGCGTCGTCAGCCTCGTGGTGTCCGACGTGCCGGGTGACAATCCCGCCTTCGTCGCCTCCGGGCCGACCGTTCCGGATCGCAGTACGGCGGCGGAGGCGCTCGAAATTGTTAATCGCTACCGCATGGAATTGCCGGATGGCGTGATTGCCCATCTACGCTCGGAGGCGGCTGCGGCACCTGCTCCAGACGATCCTCGATTTGCCGGGCATGAGTGCCACGTCATTGCATCGGCAAGCGTCTCATTGGAGGCTGCCGCGGCCAAGGCGCGGGAACTGGGCATCGAGGCGCGCATCCTCTCGGATGCGATCGAAGGCGAGGCGCGCGATATCGGCCGCATGCATGCGGCGTTGGCGCGCGAAGTGGCACTCAAGAACCGGCCCTTCGGCAAGCCGGTGGTGCTGCTTTCCGGCGGCGAGACGACCGTGACGATCTCCGGCAAGGACTATGGCAAGGGCGGGCGCAACAGCGAATTCCTGTTGTCGCTGGCACTCGACATCGATGGCGTTGCGGGCATCGATGCTCTTGCCGCCGATACGGATGGCATCGATGGTTCGGAAGACAATGCGGGGGCCTTTGCCGATGGCGAGAGCATTGCCCGCATCCGGGCGGCTGGTATCGATCCGCGTTTGCATCTCGCCCGTCACGATGCCTGGACGGCCTTTGACGCGAGCGGCGATCTCTTCGTGCCTGGACCGACCGGAACCAACGTCAATGATTTCCGGGCGCTGCTGATCCGTTAG
- a CDS encoding Dabb family protein: protein MIRHCVFIRFRPEVSGEEKAVIFGEIAALKSRLPGFVAAHIGANVSPEEGMDKGFAEGFIVDFTDAAARDTYLEDEEHRKTGAKIVAAAEGGIAGIFVYDIEIAG from the coding sequence ATGATCCGCCATTGTGTCTTCATCCGCTTCCGTCCCGAAGTTTCCGGCGAGGAGAAGGCGGTGATCTTCGGGGAGATTGCTGCGCTGAAGTCCCGGCTGCCGGGATTCGTTGCCGCCCATATCGGAGCCAATGTCAGTCCGGAGGAGGGCATGGACAAGGGTTTTGCCGAAGGCTTCATCGTCGACTTCACTGACGCAGCGGCGCGCGACACCTATCTGGAGGACGAGGAGCACCGCAAGACCGGTGCCAAGATCGTCGCTGCGGCCGAAGGCGGCATCGCAGGCATTTTCGTCTACGACATCGAAATTGCCGGCTGA